One region of Streptomyces capillispiralis genomic DNA includes:
- a CDS encoding RNA polymerase sigma factor, with protein MLGDDAELTAAVSAAQDGDETAFRTVYRAVHPRLLGYVRTLVGEPDAEDVTSEAWLQIARDLERFTGDADRFRGWAARIARNRALDHIRMRGRRPAIGGDETELTGRAAESDTAGEAIEALATDGAFSLIARLPQDQAEAVVLRVVVGLDAKTAAETLGKRPGAVRTAAHRGLKRLAELLGDDPEAHPESAGVLDALPAQREPRRRTVTSARVTRMRARTQKDM; from the coding sequence GTGCTGGGGGACGACGCGGAGCTGACCGCTGCGGTGAGTGCGGCACAGGACGGGGACGAGACCGCGTTCCGGACTGTGTACCGAGCCGTGCACCCGCGGCTGCTGGGATACGTGAGAACACTGGTCGGCGAGCCCGACGCCGAGGACGTGACGTCCGAGGCCTGGCTGCAGATAGCCCGTGACCTGGAGCGGTTCACCGGCGACGCGGACCGGTTCCGCGGCTGGGCCGCACGGATAGCGCGCAACCGGGCGCTGGACCACATCCGCATGCGCGGGCGCCGCCCCGCGATCGGCGGCGACGAGACCGAGTTGACCGGCCGGGCCGCCGAGTCCGACACCGCCGGCGAGGCCATCGAGGCGCTGGCCACCGACGGCGCGTTCTCGCTCATAGCCCGGCTGCCGCAGGACCAGGCGGAGGCCGTCGTGCTCCGCGTGGTGGTGGGACTCGACGCGAAGACCGCCGCCGAGACGCTGGGCAAGCGTCCGGGCGCGGTACGGACGGCCGCGCACCGGGGTCTGAAGCGCCTGGCCGAACTGCTCGGTGACGATCCGGAGGCCCATCCGGAATCCGCCGGGGTGCTCGACGCACTTCCGGCCCAGAGAGAACCACGCCGTCGTACGGTGACCTCCGCGAGGGTGACGCGGATGCGAGCGCGGACGCAGAAGGACATGTGA
- a CDS encoding RNA polymerase sigma factor produces the protein MGHGGEPRRAQAYDGELGAAVARAQKGDEAAFAVAYRLVQPGLLAYVRGLVGDDAEDVMSDAWLEIARDLGRFKGDGAGFRGWTATIARHRALDHLRRQRVRPRPSTLEQDVLDLPGPQNTYDQAMESMSTEYALELVGGLPRDQAEAVLLRVVVGLDGPAAARVLGKRPGAVRTAAYRGLKRLAKQLGVESVTDEASQTLGEST, from the coding sequence TTGGGCCACGGAGGGGAACCCCGCCGCGCACAGGCGTACGACGGGGAACTGGGTGCGGCCGTCGCGCGGGCCCAGAAGGGGGACGAGGCCGCCTTCGCCGTGGCCTACCGGCTGGTGCAGCCCGGACTGCTCGCCTATGTGCGCGGGCTGGTCGGGGACGACGCCGAGGACGTGATGTCGGACGCCTGGCTGGAGATCGCCCGCGACCTGGGCCGGTTCAAGGGCGACGGGGCCGGGTTCCGGGGCTGGACGGCGACCATCGCCCGGCACCGGGCGCTGGACCACCTGCGCCGGCAGCGGGTGCGGCCCCGGCCGTCGACGCTGGAACAGGACGTACTGGACCTGCCCGGGCCGCAGAACACCTACGACCAGGCCATGGAGTCCATGTCCACCGAGTACGCCCTGGAACTGGTCGGCGGACTGCCGCGGGACCAGGCCGAGGCCGTGCTGCTGCGCGTGGTCGTCGGACTCGACGGCCCCGCCGCCGCCCGCGTCCTCGGCAAGCGTCCGGGCGCGGTACGGACGGCCGCGTACCGGGGTCTGAAGCGCCTGGCCAAGCAGCTCGGCGTCGAAAGTGTGACGGATGAGGCGTCGCAGACGCTGGGTGAGTCGACATGA
- a CDS encoding L,D-transpeptidase family protein, with product MRRTGTGRRGVVACAALAALTVGAAGCTVQPAGADGAGGPPVRVDLPGRTPSAPASGAPDEDRGPSGAGAPPTSRTPRVLWSRGDSGRDVRELQARLRQVAWIFHGPTGTYDEPTVEAVRGFQGKRGLPRTGVTDSTTWQRLVAMTREPGRWELYLMGGQPADAPDARCRTGRVLCVSKSSRTLRWMIDGRTVSTMAVRFGSEYTPTREGVFSVYWKSRHHVSTLYDSPMPYAMFFSGGQAVHFSADFAARGYAGASHGCVNVRDEGAVARLYGQVRNGDKVVVHW from the coding sequence GTGCGGAGGACGGGCACGGGGAGAAGGGGCGTCGTCGCGTGCGCGGCACTCGCCGCCCTGACCGTCGGTGCGGCGGGCTGCACGGTGCAGCCGGCCGGGGCGGACGGGGCGGGCGGGCCGCCGGTGCGGGTGGACCTGCCGGGCCGGACACCGTCGGCACCGGCCTCAGGGGCTCCCGACGAGGACCGCGGTCCGTCCGGTGCGGGTGCCCCGCCGACGAGCCGGACGCCGCGCGTGCTGTGGTCGCGGGGCGACTCCGGGCGCGACGTCCGCGAACTCCAGGCCCGGCTGCGCCAGGTCGCCTGGATCTTCCACGGGCCCACGGGGACGTACGACGAGCCGACGGTGGAGGCGGTCCGGGGCTTCCAGGGCAAGCGCGGGCTGCCGAGGACCGGGGTGACGGACAGCACCACGTGGCAGCGGCTGGTCGCCATGACGCGTGAACCGGGCCGCTGGGAGCTGTATCTGATGGGCGGCCAGCCGGCGGACGCGCCCGACGCGCGCTGCCGGACCGGCCGGGTGCTGTGCGTCAGCAAGTCCAGCCGCACCCTGCGCTGGATGATCGACGGGCGGACGGTGTCGACGATGGCGGTCCGCTTCGGTTCCGAGTACACGCCGACCCGTGAGGGTGTCTTCAGCGTCTACTGGAAGTCCCGGCACCATGTGTCCACGCTCTACGACTCGCCGATGCCGTACGCCATGTTCTTCAGCGGCGGGCAGGCCGTGCACTTCTCCGCCGACTTCGCCGCGCGGGGATACGCCGGTGCCTCGCACGGATGCGTCAACGTCCGGGACGAGGGTGCCGTCGCGCGGCTCTACGGGCAGGTGCGGAACGGCGACAAGGTCGTCGTGCACTGGTGA
- the leuE gene encoding leucine efflux protein LeuE: MFGVIDLPTYLAGLVLIVLLPGPNSLYVLSVAARRGVRAGYTAAAGVWCGDTVLMTLSAAGVASLLQANAVLFGIVKYAGAGYLTWLAVGMLRAAWGMWRTRRDEDVTEAPAAAPGERPFRRALVVSLLNPKAILFFIAFFVQFVDPGYAYPALSFVVLGTLAQIASVLYLSALIFGGTRLAAAFRRRRSLSAGATSAAGALFLGFAAKLSMAGG, translated from the coding sequence ATGTTCGGCGTCATCGACCTTCCCACCTACCTGGCAGGCCTGGTCCTCATCGTCCTGCTGCCCGGCCCCAACTCGCTGTACGTGCTCTCCGTCGCCGCCCGTCGCGGAGTACGGGCCGGGTACACGGCCGCCGCCGGCGTCTGGTGCGGCGACACCGTGCTGATGACGCTCTCCGCCGCCGGGGTGGCCTCCCTGCTCCAGGCCAACGCCGTGCTGTTCGGCATCGTGAAGTACGCGGGCGCCGGCTATCTGACCTGGCTGGCCGTCGGCATGCTGCGCGCCGCGTGGGGGATGTGGCGGACGCGGCGGGACGAGGACGTGACCGAGGCCCCCGCCGCCGCGCCCGGTGAGCGTCCGTTCCGCCGGGCCCTGGTCGTCAGTCTCCTCAACCCCAAGGCGATCCTGTTCTTCATCGCCTTCTTCGTGCAGTTCGTCGACCCGGGCTACGCCTATCCGGCGCTCTCCTTCGTCGTCCTCGGCACCCTCGCCCAGATCGCCAGCGTGCTCTACCTCAGCGCGCTGATCTTCGGCGGCACCCGGCTCGCCGCGGCCTTCCGCCGCCGCAGGAGCCTGTCGGCGGGAGCCACCTCGGCGGCCGGCGCCCTCTTCCTCGGCTTCGCGGCCAAGCTGTCCATGGCCGGCGGCTAG
- a CDS encoding acyltransferase, with translation MPNDIAVRLPQQQGSAPSGQTAAPREHRFDIDLMRLICSATIMLGHVGAQFIRSTGNDPANGAGSYWAGHLAEAVNPFAVPLYFAIAGWAVLVGAPPRDSARMWQRIVRNIVPLFVWTAVYLVWAWLRDRNDRPMTELAADSVFGSVQPAYHLWFMYAYIPIIALLAFAMLIKAGKRPWGLGAALLGIAVLPSVMTTATEVTGRELPHVAWGFGTYSLVYAVGGALLFALPAGTLRWRWPLYVALPLTMAGALWYNTRIHYVMPNAHLFVAAMSICVLLLVSRVRVPEKWRPSLRTLANAALGAYMVHVLFVEEIVTRFVSPDLSAPAAGLLLAGLVITVMTLSFATSLLWGKLNLRRLLG, from the coding sequence GTGCCGAACGACATCGCCGTACGCCTGCCGCAGCAGCAGGGCAGCGCCCCCTCCGGGCAGACCGCCGCACCGCGGGAACACCGCTTCGACATCGACCTGATGCGGCTGATCTGCTCCGCGACCATCATGCTGGGGCACGTGGGCGCCCAGTTCATCCGCTCCACCGGCAACGACCCGGCGAACGGCGCGGGTTCGTACTGGGCGGGACACCTGGCCGAGGCGGTCAACCCGTTCGCCGTCCCCCTGTACTTCGCGATCGCGGGCTGGGCCGTACTGGTCGGCGCGCCCCCGCGGGACAGCGCCCGGATGTGGCAGCGCATCGTCCGCAACATCGTGCCGCTCTTCGTGTGGACGGCGGTCTACCTGGTCTGGGCCTGGCTGCGGGACCGCAACGACCGGCCCATGACGGAGCTGGCGGCGGACTCCGTGTTCGGCTCCGTGCAGCCGGCCTACCACCTGTGGTTCATGTACGCCTACATCCCGATCATCGCGCTGCTCGCCTTCGCGATGCTGATCAAGGCGGGCAAGCGGCCCTGGGGGCTGGGGGCGGCCCTGCTGGGCATCGCGGTCCTGCCGAGCGTCATGACCACGGCCACCGAGGTCACGGGACGCGAACTGCCGCACGTCGCCTGGGGTTTCGGCACCTACTCGCTGGTGTACGCGGTCGGCGGCGCGCTGCTGTTCGCCCTGCCGGCCGGGACCCTGCGGTGGCGGTGGCCGCTGTACGTGGCTCTGCCGCTCACCATGGCCGGGGCCCTCTGGTACAACACGCGGATCCACTACGTGATGCCGAACGCGCACCTGTTCGTGGCCGCGATGAGCATCTGCGTGCTGCTGCTGGTCTCGCGGGTCCGCGTTCCCGAGAAGTGGCGGCCGTCGCTGCGCACGCTGGCCAACGCCGCGCTCGGCGCCTACATGGTGCACGTGCTGTTCGTCGAGGAGATCGTCACCCGTTTCGTGTCGCCGGACCTGAGCGCCCCGGCGGCCGGGCTGCTGCTGGCCGGCCTGGTGATCACGGTCATGACGCTGTCGTTCGCCACCAGTCTGCTGTGGGGGAAGCTCAACCTGCGGCGGCTGCTCGGCTGA
- a CDS encoding acyl-CoA mutase large subunit family protein yields MARESESGLPIEPVYGPGALEGWDPAEKLGEPGAYPFTRGVYPSMYTGRPWTMRQYAGFGTATESNARYKQLIANGTMGLSVAFDLPTQMGHDSDAPIAHGEVGKVGVAIDSVDDMRVLFGGIPLDKVSTSMTINAPAALLLLLYQLVAEEQGVPADKLTGTIQNDVLKEYIARGTYIFPPKPSLRLIADIFKYCRAEIPKWNTISISGYHMAEAGASPAQEIAFTLADGIEYVRTAVAAGMDVDDFAPRLSFFFVARTTILEEVAKFRAARRIWARVMREEFGAKNPKSLMLRFHTQTAGVQLTAQQPEVNLVRVAVQGLAAVLGGTQSLHTNSFDEAIALPTDKSARLALRTQQVLAYETDVTATVDPFAGSYVIEKMTDDVETAALELMRKVEDLGGAVNAIEHGFQKNEIERSAYRIAQETDAGERVVVGVNRFQLDEEEPYEPLRVDPAIEAQQAERLATLRAERDQQAVDTALTALKKAAEGDDNVLYPMKDALRARATVGEVCNALREVWGTYVPSDAF; encoded by the coding sequence ATGGCGCGCGAGTCGGAGTCCGGACTGCCGATCGAGCCGGTCTACGGGCCGGGGGCTCTCGAAGGCTGGGATCCGGCGGAGAAGCTGGGGGAGCCGGGGGCGTACCCGTTCACGCGGGGTGTGTATCCCTCGATGTACACGGGCCGTCCGTGGACGATGCGTCAGTACGCGGGTTTCGGCACGGCGACGGAGTCCAACGCCCGCTACAAGCAGTTGATCGCGAACGGCACGATGGGGTTGTCGGTGGCGTTCGACCTGCCGACGCAGATGGGCCACGACTCCGACGCGCCGATCGCGCACGGCGAGGTCGGCAAGGTGGGCGTGGCGATCGACTCGGTCGACGACATGCGGGTGCTGTTCGGCGGGATCCCGCTGGACAAGGTGTCCACGTCGATGACGATCAACGCGCCCGCCGCGCTCCTGCTGCTCCTGTACCAACTGGTCGCGGAGGAGCAGGGCGTCCCGGCCGACAAGCTGACGGGCACGATCCAGAACGACGTGCTGAAGGAGTACATCGCGCGGGGCACGTACATCTTCCCGCCCAAGCCGTCACTCCGCCTGATCGCGGACATCTTCAAGTACTGCCGGGCCGAGATCCCGAAGTGGAACACGATCTCGATCTCCGGCTACCACATGGCCGAGGCGGGCGCCTCGCCCGCGCAGGAGATCGCGTTCACCCTCGCCGACGGCATCGAGTACGTGCGCACGGCGGTCGCGGCCGGTATGGACGTGGACGACTTCGCCCCGCGTCTGTCGTTCTTCTTCGTGGCGCGGACGACGATCCTGGAGGAGGTCGCCAAGTTCCGTGCGGCGCGCAGGATCTGGGCGCGGGTGATGCGCGAGGAGTTCGGTGCGAAGAACCCCAAGTCGCTGATGCTGCGCTTCCACACGCAGACGGCCGGGGTGCAGCTGACGGCCCAGCAGCCGGAGGTGAACCTGGTGCGCGTCGCCGTCCAGGGCCTCGCCGCCGTCCTGGGCGGTACGCAGTCGCTGCACACGAACTCCTTCGACGAGGCGATCGCCCTGCCGACGGACAAGTCCGCGCGGCTCGCCCTGCGCACCCAGCAGGTCCTCGCCTACGAGACGGACGTGACGGCGACCGTCGACCCCTTCGCCGGGTCCTACGTCATCGAGAAGATGACCGACGACGTCGAGACGGCCGCGCTGGAACTGATGAGGAAGGTCGAGGACCTGGGCGGCGCGGTCAACGCGATCGAGCACGGCTTCCAGAAGAACGAGATCGAGCGTTCCGCCTACCGCATCGCCCAGGAGACCGACGCCGGTGAGCGGGTCGTGGTCGGCGTCAACCGCTTCCAGCTCGACGAGGAGGAGCCCTACGAGCCCCTGCGCGTCGACCCCGCCATCGAGGCCCAGCAGGCCGAACGCCTCGCCACCCTCCGCGCGGAGCGCGACCAGCAGGCCGTCGACACCGCCCTGACCGCCCTGAAGAAGGCCGCCGAGGGCGACGACAACGTCCTCTACCCCATGAAGGACGCCCTCCGCGCCCGCGCCACCGTCGGCGAGGTCTGCAACGCCCTGCGCGAGGTGTGGGGGACGTACGTGCCGTCGGACGCCTTCTGA
- a CDS encoding polysialyltransferase family glycosyltransferase gives MPHTTQIFQVSTLYGAATLAAALDAGLYGPRGGARRVLLVSNNAAVPETALRMDEMHGYGPIAGRFDAVVSWNEAISPYHPSTWGPRGHDTVLWQRAFRLLWGIGEDDMIELAVESIQANPARALAAIFTEAAVDVYADGLMSYGPTREKLPLTIARRIRRLLHLDLIPGLRPLLLSEYGVEPEIVPDGAFRAVLDEISLEAADDARLAPVLEEAPTAVLLGQYLAAINILTAQEEEDLHVRMLTGAVRAGHRSIVFKPHPTAPAGYSAALSKAAADAGVRLTVLDAPLLAETLYHHCRPELVVGCFSTAMVTASAYYDVPVARVGTSLVMGRLRPYPNSNRVPLAVIDHLVPDLEREESPALVGPAPDTLSPLVRAIGFCMQPKTYPGLREPTAQWLRAHLADSPGYYFPELRLAELGLPGSRPRSRARVRVGRAKRRVGRVVRRGTRRG, from the coding sequence ATGCCCCACACGACCCAGATCTTCCAGGTCTCGACCCTCTACGGAGCGGCCACCCTCGCCGCGGCGCTGGACGCGGGCCTGTACGGACCGCGCGGCGGGGCCCGGCGCGTCCTGCTGGTCTCCAACAACGCGGCCGTCCCGGAGACCGCGCTGCGCATGGACGAGATGCACGGCTACGGGCCGATAGCCGGCCGGTTCGACGCGGTGGTCAGCTGGAACGAGGCGATCAGCCCGTACCACCCCAGCACCTGGGGCCCGCGCGGACACGACACGGTGCTGTGGCAGCGGGCGTTCCGCCTGCTGTGGGGCATCGGCGAGGACGACATGATCGAGCTCGCCGTCGAGTCGATCCAGGCCAACCCGGCCCGCGCCCTGGCGGCGATCTTCACCGAGGCCGCCGTCGACGTGTACGCCGACGGTCTGATGAGCTACGGCCCGACCCGCGAGAAGCTGCCGCTGACCATCGCGCGCCGCATCCGGCGGCTGCTCCACCTCGATCTGATCCCGGGCCTGCGGCCGCTGCTGCTGTCCGAGTACGGCGTCGAGCCGGAGATCGTCCCGGACGGGGCGTTCCGTGCCGTGCTCGACGAGATCTCCCTGGAGGCGGCGGACGACGCGCGGCTCGCGCCCGTCCTCGAGGAGGCGCCGACGGCGGTGCTGCTCGGCCAGTACCTGGCGGCGATCAACATCCTGACCGCGCAGGAGGAGGAGGACCTGCACGTCCGCATGCTCACCGGGGCCGTGCGGGCCGGGCACCGGTCCATCGTCTTCAAGCCGCATCCGACGGCGCCCGCCGGCTACTCGGCGGCGCTGAGCAAGGCGGCGGCGGACGCGGGCGTACGGCTCACCGTGCTGGACGCGCCGCTGCTCGCCGAGACGCTGTACCACCACTGCCGTCCCGAACTCGTCGTCGGCTGTTTCTCCACGGCGATGGTGACCGCCTCCGCCTACTACGACGTGCCCGTCGCCCGGGTCGGGACCTCGCTGGTGATGGGGCGCCTGCGGCCCTACCCGAACAGCAACCGGGTGCCGCTGGCCGTGATCGACCACCTGGTGCCCGACCTGGAGCGCGAGGAGTCCCCGGCCCTCGTCGGACCGGCGCCCGACACCCTGTCGCCGCTGGTCCGGGCGATCGGCTTCTGCATGCAGCCCAAGACGTACCCGGGTCTGCGGGAGCCGACGGCGCAGTGGCTGCGCGCCCATCTGGCCGACAGCCCCGGCTACTACTTCCCCGAGCTGCGGCTGGCCGAGCTGGGTCTGCCCGGCAGCCGCCCGCGCTCCCGCGCCCGGGTCCGGGTGGGCCGGGCCAAGCGCCGGGTGGGCCGGGTGGTCCGGCGCGGCACCCGCAGGGGCTGA
- a CDS encoding class I SAM-dependent methyltransferase: MNTRSLLTSSASRRLLRPVADLIDQRIDRRLRSAAAADAAGRERLRETAELVERQQLTLDLLLGSSGRGLSRIVSPGPLKRLQSEVAELAGDRDAAVRNVATAYRLLVGLESLGVGRIAGGTMNICGKLGTIPLLDPPNDEILEIGTLYGMFSTGLIRMMERDGRSPNVTIVDPFAGVQLQPGTPRRSDPTGTPVDEHAVRTNLALAGPAGVAARVQRGFSEDPATRAAVSDRRYGVIVVDGDHSAEGVAKDLEWAEEIAAPGGIVVLDDFGDPKWPGIKEALDKHLTGDTRFTYLGKAALSAFLRAS, translated from the coding sequence ATGAACACCCGCTCCCTGCTCACCAGTTCGGCATCACGGCGGCTTCTGCGACCGGTCGCCGACCTCATCGACCAGCGCATCGACCGGCGTCTGCGTTCGGCGGCCGCGGCGGACGCGGCGGGCAGAGAGAGGCTGCGGGAGACCGCCGAGCTGGTGGAGCGCCAGCAGCTCACCCTGGATCTGCTGCTCGGCTCCTCCGGGCGCGGTCTGTCCCGGATCGTCAGCCCCGGCCCGCTGAAGCGGCTGCAGTCGGAGGTGGCGGAGCTGGCCGGGGACCGTGACGCCGCCGTGCGCAACGTGGCGACCGCCTACCGGCTGCTGGTCGGGCTGGAGTCGCTGGGGGTCGGCCGGATCGCGGGCGGCACCATGAACATCTGCGGCAAGCTCGGCACCATCCCCCTGCTGGACCCGCCGAACGACGAGATCCTGGAGATCGGCACGCTGTACGGCATGTTCTCCACGGGGCTGATCCGGATGATGGAGCGGGACGGCCGCAGCCCGAACGTGACGATCGTCGACCCGTTCGCCGGTGTGCAGCTCCAGCCCGGCACCCCGCGGCGCTCCGACCCCACGGGCACCCCGGTCGACGAGCACGCGGTGCGCACCAACCTCGCCCTGGCCGGTCCGGCGGGCGTGGCCGCCCGCGTCCAGCGGGGCTTCTCCGAGGACCCCGCGACCCGTGCGGCCGTCTCGGACCGCCGCTACGGCGTGATCGTCGTCGACGGCGACCACTCGGCCGAGGGGGTCGCCAAGGACCTGGAGTGGGCGGAGGAGATCGCCGCCCCGGGCGGGATCGTCGTCCTGGACGACTTCGGCGACCCCAAGTGGCCGGGCATCAAGGAGGCGCTGGACAAGCACCTCACGGGTGACACCCGCTTCACCTACCTCGGCAAGGCGGCCCTCTCGGCGTTCCTGCGGGCTTCCTGA